The DNA sequence cttatttattacaaaacttaTAATTAACGCACTAACCTGACTTAAGAATAGCTACTTGTTGAATTACTAAATCGGTACCCCATTTACTTTTTCCCAAGCCAACGCCTAACTGTGGTAACGAGTAGCCTCAACAAAATCCCCTCGCCACCTGTGATGAACTGAATGGCTATGGAGACCTGCCTTTactactgtattgtattgtgtctttgatattgtagaacatttttATGTTCTATCTTTAAATAGTTCccgcagcgcatgcgatgaaagacatTCTATGACTATTTCTTACACCTtgggttacattattgaagttttagtacggatccctatttttttaaaaatataatatagccTGTCACTCGGAGATAGTGTAGCTTCCCAACGGAGAAAGAATTTTTCgtaatcggtccagtagtttcagtacaaacaaataaacaacaatcaaatctttcctctttataatatcaATAAAGTACAATTCACTAACTTGTGTATGTAGTAGGTATGCACTATGGCTCTTGCGAATTGTTTTAAATAGAACAATTTTCGCGACTTCCGGTTTCTATAATTAAATTACGTAGTAACTAGATAgatatacttactcgtaataaTGAATGGCCGATTTACCTTTGTCAAATAATTACCTAGGAATTCAAGGATAGAGGTTCTCATGATTACCTATACGACGCCATGGCAGAGAAAGTGAAATAATGATACACGTTTACCCTTTCCCGGTTGATATTTccgtatttattttcatatccatacttccatactatactaatattataaatgtgaaagtgtgtgtttgtatgtttgtccgtctttcacgtcgaaacggagcgacggatcgacgtgatttttggcaaagaaacatatagtttatgggcccgagagtgacataaaATATGCTACTCTTTGTccaaaaaaatgcacagttcccgagggaacagcgagcgcgcgataaccgaattccacgcgggcgaagccgcgggcaaaagctagtgttataaataataacatatGAAAAGTAAGTAAAGTGGGTAAACCTACTAAAGTAACTACTAACGATGAAAGATCAAATTAAActgtttctatatatttttatcgagTGAAGTTTAATGTATCGCGTTTTGaactattaagtacctacgcaaTCAAGAACGCTTGTTAAACTACAATACATTTAGTCAGTTatttagttaggtacctacctacgtcaAGAATTGGTTGATTTTAGATTAGACTTTAAGCCCCGACTATACCTCGCGTGCTCACTGATCCGAAGTCGTAGAACTCGTAGATCATTCTAATACTCGTTAATACATCTTTGTGGCTCGATAAATCAAAATCACCTATACCGGTATTACAATATTCGCGAGCACGCGATATTTGTTGCGTTAGCGTGAAAACTCGCAACTGCTTAGTTTTGCACTGCTTTGTTGGTCGCAAGATTATACCTAGACACGGTCGTACTTCTATGCACGCGGTGGaactgtcgcagggagcctctgctgtccttatcaagattttttttgataagtgcggcaaattctgactgcgacagggttctaccgagTGTCACGCACAAGCTTGTCAAAATATAGTCTAGTCTTTATCAAACTGGACGACTTTTATAccgcgtttttttttctttgacaaGAACGGTCACACCCGCATACGTTTTGAAGTGAACAGTGATAAATATTAATAGGTACATGAATACTTTCCACTACTGCTTTCGGAATACTAAAACGTGTACAAATGTCATTACCGTCGGAATTCTCGTCTTTTTGGTGGATATTGAAGCAAGTGTTAGACATTTGTGTGCGTGACGACGATTTACTCTTGTCATTCATCTATTCAATAAACGTGTGAATGGCCATCAGCTGTCTATCTTCTACACGACGAACGGTTAATAAGTCAAAATCAGATAAATCCATAGGATATGAcagtttttttcaaatataggtacttaagtccATCCAAGCTTGATCCAAGCCAATCAAAGaaagtttgttttttctttttttttgacgaatttttttcaaatctagaATTGAGAATCCAGGTCTAAATCAAAATTCACACTGAGTTTTCTCAACGATAGATACCTAAATTGCTATCGATTAGGTAAATCAAATGAAGGTAAATccaataaactttttaatttttgtaatgaaTGGATGGTTTTAATGCTGAATTTGCCGAAatccgcattcacatttatctttcgtgttgttgttgttgtgttgtgataCTCTCTGTTTCTCTCTCTTTCTATAGCTTGTgttgcgacacaacacaagccgtcacaacacactgcatcagataaatgtgaacgaaACCATATAAAACCGATACCGATAAAATCGATACCGATACCGGTCAGGTGTGTGACGCTACAACACGGCAGATAAATTTAAATGGGGCTTTAGTTGCTAATTATAAAAAACAGCTTCATGGAACGTCTTATTCACTTGCGCTTCCGGATTAGTAAAtcgtaaacatttttattgtacaaaaataaagagagaaacaaaattgacaaacgttGGGGTACGgaaaaggtgaacttatccctttaagggactTGCACCAGTCAACCTTTCATTGGATGAGTGGAGCATTTAGTGAAGAGGTATATTTAATTCCATAATTCCTTAATTTCAGACTGAAGCGCTCCAAAATCAGAGTGATCCTGGGGGACCATGATCAGACAATCACGACAGAAAGCGCCGCCATCATGCGCGCCGTCACCGCCATAGTGCGTCACCGTAGCTTCGACGCGGACTCATACAACAACGACATAGCCCTGCTCAAACTACGGAAACCAGTTACCTTCTCGAAGATCATCAAACCCATTTGCCTGCCACCCACCAGTAAGTTAGTTACTAAGTTCATGGGTCTCAATCATTATACTATATGGATTTGCCGCGGAATTCCGGGCTTCGTGTTAGAAAAGGAGTTTTATCTTATTacataatatcaaaataaaaaactctAATTATATCTTAAAGCTTTAcactgaaggaaaacattgcgaggaaacctgcacaaacctgcgaagcaattcaatggcgtgtgtgatgtcaagttcccaatccgcaatgggcccgcgtgggaactacggccgaaGCCCAGAAAGAAAAGCCCAGAAGTCGACATGAgaattctgagaggaagcctgtgcccagcaggacGTCGTCCCTATATGTATACAgcaggacgtatataggctaaatGATGTTGATGAATTAAGACTAAGTATATCTTAACCGTAGTGTCCGACCGAAagttcggtttcggtttcgatCGAGTTTCGGCAAAAAACGGGTTTCGGtttagtttcggtttcggcgGCAAACCTGCCGAAACTACGACCGAAACCGAAACTGCATTCGGGAGTTCTTGCGCTGTGATGGTTACGATCATGTTCGGCGCGTTGATTTCCATCCAACCTAGCGATGAAGACGTTTTGCCGCGTCAACGTACCTAATCATGTCGTGACTGGCTTGTGTTTGCAGTTCGTTTTGTTTGTTGTGAGTTTTCGtgtgatttattttgaattcGGTAGTGTAGCAATAAGAGTGCGCAAGGTGCGTGGCGGgtggtaataaataattatggccAGATATTCAGGATTCAATTATATTGTCCAAATCAcattaaataaaacactttatacatatagattgatgaaattattattgatttaaattaatatcagaGGACGACACAAATTCACACGTACCTACCAGCTTTCGAGGTTAGAAAATAAGAGAGCGATGACGTTTAGTTTGACAGCCTTGACAGGCCATAGCTTATTGTTATGATGTAAAGCATAGAAGACGAAAAAAATTCAACAGGTAGGTTTCATCACGTGCTATAGCATAAGAGTaaacatcaaaaaataattcaatataaCAAACTAATCCATACCATAGATTATAGTTAAATCAAGTTTAACCTATCtaaatttttaggttttttacatttttgttttactgAAGTGTCATACAAAGTGAAGAATTGAATTTAGAAGAAATTAATTTGTTCTTAAGATAAAAgtgatttgttttgttttgtttattacttaaatattaagtacctacttattgtgaTATTAGGTAACaacttaaataagtaattttatgttgaATAATATTCAAAAGAAGACTCTACCTACTCAACTAAGCACCTCacctattttaaatattttcaaggcgcaaataatattttttccttaaaaGATTGTTATCATAACATAATAGTTTTATGTTGATTATCAATAAGTAAAAATGTCGTAGACTGCATAGAGCATgtgatttaaattattatttaattatttaaagatAACAAAACTAAGACTGAATGATTATAACAacgttttctttattttccCTCAAAATATGATCCTTGCAAggaagtttcggtttcggccgaAACTGAAACCGTTGCTGAAATTCGGTTTCGGTCGTAAAAACCAGTTTCGGTCGGACACTACTTAACCGTTTGTGCGTGACGTTCGGCAGAATCCTGTCGCAGTcagcataataaaaaaaacccactAATAAAAAAAGCCTTGATAAGGGCAGCAGAGCCTCCCCgctgagagggcttgggctgtagttcccacgcgggtccagtgcggattgggaacttcacacatacaattgaattgctacgcaggtttgtgcaggtttcctcacgatgttttccttcaccgtttcttttgtcaattaaacaaaaaattataataaacgcTGCTTATTAGATTTcgtctattttgtaaataaaaataaataatttattgaatcaggcgttactttgcggaggtccatattaatgttagagtctaacatctggtaggatggtgtacggttgtgttgctctgaggatgagctctggttgagttcgaaacgcgtcagtgtagtgtggtagtggtgatagatgggtttgtgtgatttgtgtgtgttcttacagtgtgtaggtggaggaactgcatgaacacgcatatcttgcataagcttaaatTAGCTATCATaatgtcgcgggtgagcaaagaaattcgtTTAGTTCAATATAAAcagcatttaaataaaacaaaatcgaaCAGTTTACTTATTATTGCTGGTTTAGTATTTTATCCATAACATGTTTACTTGATATCCCGCGGTGTGCCAAAATTTACCAAATTGCAAATCAGGCAAATTAGTAGTGTTCAGTTAAACTAACACTATCTATCTGTTGGATATTCCGGAATTATTTTTCTTGTATAAGTATTAAGTTATCTGTGGTAACGTTTACAGGCATAGATCCTTCAGGCAAAGAAGGCATCGTGGTAGGGTGGGGTCGCACATCGGAGGGCGGGCAACTGCCGGCCGTGGTGCAAGAGGTGCGAGTGCCCATCCTCTCGCTCACACAGTGCCGCGGCATGAAGTACCGAGCCTCTCGAATCACGAATAACATGGTATGCTTTCAATTGtttcaagggttccgtacccgaagggtcCAAACAAGTGGCGGACTAAGCTCTTTCGAGGCGCGGGGTGGCAGATTTGACTGAGCCTCAAGACTTAGAAGTCGATATAAGTActactttattatatttttaggctAATTGAGGACCTGATCAAGAGAGCTCGTGGACATTTGAAGGAAGGCGCTGCACACCGCACTGTTAGTCCGCCACTGGTCTAAACGGAGCTCTAATTGCTATCACTCGTGTGCCCATCTGTCCGTTATATTGTAATCAAAAGAACATGAAGTTTTTTCTTTAGACCTCATATGTCACGAGGTCACGATCTCTCATTTGTGATCTAgggattttgtaaaaaaaatcctttgaattctCGTACAAGATgacaaatcacaaaaaaatacaaaaatgaaacgGTTCATCTCACGATTGAAAGTCAGGAACAGCcggactagtttcgatcttgtCGGCAGATCTTTTCCAAGGAGGCGGTGGCGGAGGAGATGTAAAGATGAGGTTAAGTAATAGATGACAAATATTTGATATCGAGTGGGCCTCAAATTAAAAATTGCAATTGTGACTGTAGCTGAACTAACTAATTTTGAAGCTGGTTGTAGCTTCTATCTTCTCTAAAGTACGAGTATACGTATTTCGGTAGGTCCTTAGCGCATGTTCGTTTGATCCTGTGGTTATTTTGTCCTACGCTCTGAGATGGCGATCGcgttcaccgtctctttctacctcatcttatgccgtgtgatagaaagaagtggtgaaaacgattgtgattccaagtatgTGGTCCCTGGAGATTATTCACTATAGTTTTACCATCATGTCACCACATGTCATGTTCTTCTATTTACTGTTTCAGTTATGTGCTGGTCGTGCTGCCACAGATTCGTGCCAAGGCGATAGTGGAGGGCCACTGCTGGTACAAAAAGGAGACAAGTTTCAGATTGTTGGTAAGCTATGCAGTTTTAATATTAGAACACCGAAATTTCACTATGTGGGCAAAACAATAATATCCCCTTGGAATCGAAGGCTCTCAGAAGGAGAGTTACATACATGGCAGTAGAACGCTGTGAGaaaattttcttcttcttcgtcgtgTTCTTAATTTCTGAAGGTCATGCCCGTCTTGATAAGTCTTTACGGAGACGTTGACGAACTACTTCCACACCCCTATCCTCAACCGGTTTCAGAGCTGCATGTAAAGTGAGCTCCGTGATCGCCTTAATTTGATCCGACCATCGGGTTGGTGACCGTCTTCTGGGCCTTTTCCCCTCTATCTTGCCTAGCACAATCAGTTTCTCGAGGTTGAGAAAATTAAGAGACTTTATGTAGTAAGTGCTTTAGAAAAAACCTTCAAAGGTTGCTCtggaaaatattatattataggttaCCTAAATAAGTGAGAAGATTTGTGAAGATGTTTTGATGTTTCTTAATAATGCGTAACGCAATAACTAACGGCCCGAAGGATTTGTatcaaattaaaacataggatataTAGACGATTCCTGTACCATTTGAAATGTAGCTCTTATAGACTGTTGTCAAAAAAGTGATAATGTTAATGGTTATAACGAAAAACAAACCGTCACGGACATCACAAAATGCTTGCCGTAGACATCATGATTTTCTTAGGATTTTTTGATGTTACCTATCTGCGAATCGCTTAATTAGAATCTAAGCCTTACAGAGAAAATATCGattgaaaatttattttaaggtgttttttttgaaaaaaaactttttgttctCTTTCTAAAACTCTTTTTTCGGTGCAATAGTAGTTTTTccttctctgtctaatcttaaatttcagATCTGTTGTATTTGTAAGGCAGCTTGAAAAAATTTCTGTTCGATGACACGCATAGCTTtgctttaaatataaaaaaaatagtcaaaaatcGTATTCTGTTTCAGGCATAGTGTCATGGGGAGTGGGATGCGGACGGCCGGGATACCCTGGCGTTTACACGAGGGTTACCAGGTACCTGCCGTGGCTAAGGTCCAACCTAAAGGATTCCTGCCTTTGCGGAAATTAGGCTAACGAATCCCAccgtcagaaaaaaaatacttatcaaaAAATTAAGGAGGTAGGTAGATGGAAATCTTTGTAGTTTGTAGTTTAgggaaattataattttctgcTACAAGAATCTCAGCTGTTAGACTTTTTCCGCAAAATTTCCAAAGTATTAAAAGCATTGATAGTCTTGCTGAAATAAAAAGAAGTTACGAAAAAGAAGAAGTTCACGTAAAATACTGTAACGATAATATTGATGCAGGAACATACCTGTATTTATAATAGATCTCGGTAAATTCTTAACGAatccaaaatataaaaattaagatcGTAGATATGTCATACCTGACATAGTCCCTGGTTTTAAGTGAagatactatttattttacataatttgaTGAGAAAATACAATTAGGTGTTAGTTTGTATTATTTCCGaatgtaaatagtttttttaagttatgtTTTATAAAGTTATCTAGTTGGTACCTACTTGAGTGTTTAACTAATTATAAGTGTTTAGGTATCTAAGTTATACACGATTTGTAGATATGTTGATACGTCTAAtttatatacaataataattttaataatcttAACTGTAAGGACTAATACCCATCATTAATTTTACGCATAtacctatttcatttcatttatcaaGCCATAGTGCGATTCCAAATTCATTAAGtaaatcataatatttaacTCATTCATTTCAATTAACTTGTCACACCTCGTACcaattatagaaataaataaaaaatcgagtACCTaacaattttacttactttataatTAATTCACAATATGTAAACCTCGTCaactttttcttaaattttatttttttctctattttgaTCTTTTAAAGAACATACTGATGTTCTTTCCtcttttttattcttttcaatttccttttttttccatttaaatgtaGTATCGTCGCACGTCATATAtcatttatgttaaaaataattaaatttttcagcATTCTCGTCCTGTCCTTTACTTCGTTTAGTGCTTAACGCAAAGAGGACTGTAGCTTTTTACGTTTACCCACAGTGCAAACCTTTATTCATGATTGTTACATCATAAACATATAAATCATAAACCATAATCACACacatcatttaatttattatgagCATTACAAAAGAAAGCCTAACAAAACGATATAAGGGAGTGGACAAACTTCAAGGCTTAATCAATAACTGTTATGATTATATCTCAAAATGTttacaatttatattttaagaatttttatCCCAATTTCAAAATAGCAGTGTTAACTACCTTTATAATCGACTCGTTAGCCTTTCtaatcatcttcatcatcataaaaacttatattaatgaactaaaaatctTAGTTTAATTGTTCGTCGTTAAGACAGGCCGGTGGTGCAGATTACCAATAGGATATAAGAGAAAAAAACTACCTAAGTGTTCATTCTACTACTTGTACATATGAAATTGGAAagttatgtaaatattaatttattttaatgtattatgttttataaaaatgttttaaagtaGTTTTACTGCTTTCGATGTCTGTTATCACCCGTGATTATTGCAGTCTTTTATCCGTGACATCCATAGTTTTATAGTTTAGGTACAAGCTACTTATTTTTGGTCAGCTTCACCTGCCAGTGTTATTTCAAAATGAAGCAATCAATTAATAAGCTATTAGTCTGATGACTATTTTATCCGATTATTTTTCACCGTCTTAtgaaatagaattatttaaatcattttatacgTTTGCGGTTGAAATAAACCAtgttatattatgttttataaataaagtatcgTATTTTTGTCGATATTATCATGTTGACTAATTatcataataaatcattattttacttaggtactcgtattatttaagtactgttttaattaattaagacatagaattaagaacaaaaatgCTCTTTAGGCTGTACCTGTGATCCCTATCACGAtaaaattgtattgttatatgtatttattacttactcgttgttttgtttttatttttaatgtgtaggtattattatgtaaaataacttttaactCCTGACAAAAAACTGTGTATCAACCTTCATAGTCGTTATTGTGTATATTTGAGTGTCAACGGCGTCATATAACGTTTATGTAcaaatgtatacctacatagatTTCAGTGTGAGTGGTTGAAATCAAAAGTCATCATTATCAAAGATGCTAGGTTACCAGTATTGCCACTGATGGCGTGGGCGTTAAAAGTGTTTCAGAATGGATAATTCTACCTATGAGTAGATTCATATTACCCATAAATACAATAACTTAGTGTTCATTTCCGCTACTGACGACCATTCCTTAGGGGTTTCTCACATCtactgactcgcacttggcttaGACgtcttttttgattttattacgtGGATATAAAGCGGTTTTAATCAGTTTAGGCGGATTCCCGGCGGGCAGACCCTGGTATAGGTTTTCCTATCGTCATCAGTGAGATTTTAAAGTTTTAGAAATCAGgggattttttaattatctaccATTCCTGTTTACCGATGTAtactttattattgttatgGCACTCTATACTTTATCATgtcttaaatgcaatgtttaactatgtgactgtttttttgttgtttaattttattgaagtgTTATGATGGTTGGTGCGCGCGTACCTTGTACAATAAGTAAAATGTGTCTTCCTGTTTTTGTACCTATTAGTAGGTGTAGTGTAAGAGTTTTTAATTATGACTCTTGTTACAAAATGTTTGCTTCATTTTAATCTTGGTGCTACGcaattaaagtaaatattaaactGTATCCATCTGAAGTTTCATTATACAGTAAGGtgtaaactttttcttattgATTTGCTATAGGTAGCAACTTAATAAAGAACACGAGTATCACGTTGAACCTACAGCAATGTAAATAAGTCtcaaaatcaaaacttttaCCAGCGCTATCGAAAAAAcaatcattgccaagaagaatgcgccccAAGAAActtagctgtttttttttcaaattataatatacctaagatagattaaaaataaaaattacgtaaaatTACTGTAGTAATATGGGGGCCCTTAGTTATGAATCAAAGTCTAAACATATTGACTATAATCTAACTTTATGGTAGAGTCAAATTACAATGATTCTTGTGTCATATGAAATTATACCTCCTTTGATAAAGTGGTACTGAAAAACCGATTTAGTTTTTTGTCGAAAATTTACACATTGGCACTGGGATTACCGTAAAcgcacacacacagagacacataTGTACACACACCATGTCATTATTATTCCTATTTGTACACAATTGAAGAGGAAATAGCTTAGGTAGTTACTTAGCAACAGCCATAAAAATGACGACAGCTAAAATGATATAGCTATAGCTATAAAGAATTATGTCTAGGGGCAAATCACCGGGTcatgctactacgaaactcgaaactcgaagtgcgtgtcgtggggtccctctgacactcatactatttaatacgagagcgagaggacggtacgatacgaacttcgagttcctaGTGTAGTCCTGCTGTGTCTGTCAACCTGAGGGATGCGATTAAATATATGTTTCACTGAGAGGAGTGTCGTGTATTTCCTTCTCATTCTAACATAATAACGTCTCTCAGGTCCTTCCAGGATCGGACATAAAACATAGACGTTTCTATAAAGTTGTGTTATCGTTACCACTTTTTATTcttaagtaaacaaaacaaaacaacattgCTAACAAAATTGCTATTCTCAGTTCGCCACGTGAGAAACAAAAATGCAGAAATTGCATAGATTACGACGTCGTCGTTGGAAAGTGACACTTTCGAACGCCGGTAACCGGTCGCCCAAAGGACGTATGTATACATGGATCTGCTATGTGCCATTATACCAAATAAAAGAccattttatttaggtacaagATTATGTAGAATCAGGTCATTCCGAAACAGTATCTTTCAAGGGGAACCAACCCTACCTCCCACCAGAAGATAATGTcagaaaatttgcaaaaaaaaaagaattaagaaAGAGCCTTTTTTTGGGTTATACcgttaaatgtttttttaaatgttattgaaAAAGCGAGCTCAAAGTGCGAGCGAAGCGTTAGGTAGGAGCggaatttataaaacattttcgAAAAATTTGTAAACTCTACCTACTGCAGTTAACAAGGTCACTATGTTATCATATTTTacgatatatatatttatgcgaGCAAGGGTTTGACAAACTCAAAGGAAAACAAACCAAAAATACAGTCCATGATTTATCtgtttttcgtattttattttgatcgaGTCAAGTTTAATTTATCGTGTTTACACAATCCTCTGCCCGAGCGAACGAATCTGAGATTTTTGTGGACAAGTGTTATGATTACAGGTTTGTTTCTACGTAAATACTAAACTTACATCGCTAACTATTATAGTTACTTAATTTGTGCAAGGAGGTGCCATTGTGCTAGCAATTATAATCAAATGTCCTTTAGAGATGCAACTTACTTAGTTTTCTTCTAAGGatcgatttttcaaaataccATTCGAATTGGGGaaaaatttagtttttgaaATGAAAGCCGTATAGAAGAAAATTATCGCCCTGGTTCGTTCCCAATTGCTTAGTCAAAAATTTAATTCGAGAGTAAGTTTTGCAGCAATAGGTAAGTACACAATCTTGCAATGAAATTTAACTGGTATAACTTAATAATTTAACACTGCTAGGTATCTCGGTTGTTTTCTGAATAACAACTTTTGTTTTTCTTCTTAGTAAGGTACAGATGTAAGTATAGTCGAGTTACACGGCAAGAATTAACTTAACTGCCTTATTCAAAGAAGTGCGGTACTAAATGGAAGAATAGCGAAAGTCGCTCGAGCATTAACATAAGGATAGGTAATAAACAAAAGGATGAAACAGCACTGGAAGTAATGTTTTTTGAATACAGATCGCTTGCTTTAACGATTCTGAAATTGGGGATCCTCATGGGAAGAAAAAGTTGTCTAACTGTCAATTGGGGCTAGAACTAATTGGTTTTCCGAATGTTTTGAtctaatgttataaaacaaaggaaACCGCTAATCGTGGAAGATTTTAAGTATAATGATGTATATCGAAATGATGCCTTATATATCGTCTTTTAAAGGCAAGAGTACCTATTAGTGGGGCTGTTCATACTTACTGTCGCACCCAAATCACGTTCGGCCAGCGTCAGTGTGCCACCGTTGTCGAACGCGCCAAGTTCCAGAACGAAAGCGCCCGCTGAGCGCTAATACTGTTCCAAATtcgaatttaaatatttttattcttttttttgttagtaataATGTTGAAGTACACTTTAATTTTAGTGTGTGTTGCCTTTAGTTGTACAAGTTCGgaggtgagttttttttataaatttcgtttttctttttattttgttttaacgaGGAAGAACAATATATCAAATTTTTCTTTTGCATATTTATCATTAATTAGGTTCTTAGACAGGTCTAATACAAAATTCACGTTATTATACAGTACCTAATGTAATA is a window from the Choristoneura fumiferana chromosome 13, NRCan_CFum_1, whole genome shotgun sequence genome containing:
- the LOC141434120 gene encoding trypsin-1 isoform X2 codes for the protein MCPWTTVAIVFVVLVADADAREISSPDIAALDNHVSSGNRSQRFLFDAIFGLEVPLLEEQSVEDEDDETQVKNCSCECGGSNQENRIVGGMPAGANRYPWMARIVYDGQFHCGASLLTKEYVLTAAHCVRKLKRSKIRVILGDHDQTITTESAAIMRAVTAIVRHRSFDADSYNNDIALLKLRKPVTFSKIIKPICLPPTSIDPSGKEGIVVGWGRTSEGGQLPAVVQEVRVPILSLTQCRGMKYRASRITNNMLCAGRAATDSCQGDSGGPLLVQKGDKFQIVGIVSWGVGCGRPGYPGVYTRVTRYLPWLRSNLKDSCLCGN
- the LOC141434120 gene encoding trypsin-1 isoform X1, giving the protein MCPWTTVAIVFVVLVADADAREISSPDIAALDNHVSSGNRSQRFLFDAIFGLEVPLLEEQSVEDEDDETQVKNCSCECGRANPLPTRRKIECGGSNQENRIVGGMPAGANRYPWMARIVYDGQFHCGASLLTKEYVLTAAHCVRKLKRSKIRVILGDHDQTITTESAAIMRAVTAIVRHRSFDADSYNNDIALLKLRKPVTFSKIIKPICLPPTSIDPSGKEGIVVGWGRTSEGGQLPAVVQEVRVPILSLTQCRGMKYRASRITNNMLCAGRAATDSCQGDSGGPLLVQKGDKFQIVGIVSWGVGCGRPGYPGVYTRVTRYLPWLRSNLKDSCLCGN